A genomic segment from Octopus sinensis linkage group LG4, ASM634580v1, whole genome shotgun sequence encodes:
- the LOC115211104 gene encoding probable S-adenosylmethionine-dependent methyltransferase CRG1 isoform X2 → MKQPRSTESRRALDIGCAVGRSTFELSQYFEEVIGIDYSQAFIDQCLLLKEKKILDFSIVSEGDIYEKHTTTLSSSVNVDRVKFQVGDACNLPKTLGKFDCVLAANLICRLYNSMLFIKRLPELVKENGILVLTAPYTWLTSFTPKSHWLGGYYNEAMEPVYGFDALRKALSPHFKLIKETEMPMLIRETQRKHQWTICHVTVWQHLPSARSV, encoded by the exons CCGCGATCTACAGAATCTAGGCGAGCTTTAGATATTGGATGTGCAGTTGGAAGGTCAACATTTGAACTGTCACAATATTTTGAGGAAGTTATAGGAATTGACTACAGCCAAGCATTCATCGACCAATGCCTTTtgttgaaagagaagaaaatactaGATTTTTCTATTGTCAGTGAAGGAGACATTTATGAAAAACACACAACTACATTATCGAGCTCTGTG aatgtTGACCGAGTTAAGTTCCAAGTTGGTGATGCTTGTAACCTACCAAAAACTCTTGGTAAATTCGACTGTGTTCTTGCTGCCAACCTGATCTGTCGTCTGTACAATTCAATGCTTTTCATTAAGAGACTGCCAGAATTAGTAAAAGAGAATGGTATTTTAGTTCTTACAGCACCGTATACTTGGCTTACTTCTTTCACCCCAAAG TCTCATTGGCTTGGTGGCTACTATAATGAAGCAATGGAACCGGTTTATGGATTCGATGCCTTAAGAAAAGCACTCTCACCACATTTCAAATTGATCAAAGAAACCGAAATGCCGATGCTGATCAGAGAGACTCAAAGGAAGCACCAGTGGACAATTTGTCATGTCACTGTTTGGCAGCATCTACCTTCAGCAAGATCTGTTTAG